One Drosophila santomea strain STO CAGO 1482 chromosome X, Prin_Dsan_1.1, whole genome shotgun sequence DNA segment encodes these proteins:
- the LOC120455228 gene encoding trypsin beta has translation MELVTSILAAGIAHFQTNRRGQQSHQKKKLLKMMQSSLVIVGLLGLMLLGMCHAQGRIMGGEEADPTATPFAASLRVDNAHACGGCILAQTKILTTAHCVYRDGKLIDASRLSVRVGSTNQYAGGKILFVASVAVHPDYYNLDNNLAVITLATALTYTERISAIPVVASGEALPAVGSAVSVAGWGRTSDGTTSYKIHETTLTLATEASCLDAYSGHGEQSFCLAHELKEGTCHGDGGSGAVYGDTLIGLTNFVVGACGSRYPDVFVRLSSYADWIQEQIA, from the exons ATGGAGCTAGTCACTTCAATACTCGCCGCTGGCATTGCGCATTTCCAAACCAACCGTCGTGGGCAGCAgagccaccaaaaaaaaaaactcctGAAAATGATGCAGTCGAGCCTAGTGATTGTGGGTCTGCTCGGATTGATGCTACTGGGCATGTGCCACGCCCAGGGACGCATTATGGGCGGCGAGGAAGCGGACCCCACGGCCACGCCCTTCGCCGCCTCTTTGCGGGTGGACAATGCACACGCGTGCGGCGGATGCATTCTCGCCCAGACCAAGATCCTCACCACCGCCCACTGCGTCTATCGCGATGGAAAGCT AATCGATGCCAGTCGCCTGTCGGTCCGCGTGGGCAGCACGAACCAGTATGCCGGTGGCAAGATACTCTTTGTGGCATCGGTTGCCGTGCATCCGGACTACTACAACCTGGACAACAACCTGGCCGTGATCACACTGGCCACTGCGCTGACCTACACCGAACGGATCAGTGCCATCCCAGTGGTGGCCAGTGGTGAGGCACTGCCCGCCGTGGGATCGGCGGTGAGCGTGGCGGGATGGGGTCGCACCAGCGATGGCACCACCTCGTACAAGATCCATGAGACGACGCTGACGTTGGCCACGGAGGCGAGCTGCCTGGATGCGTACAGTGGACATGGCGAGCAGAGCTTCTGCCTGGCCCACGAACTGAAGGAGGGCACCTGCCACGGCGATGGAGGCAGTGGCGCCGTCTATGGCGACACCTTGATCGGACTGACGAACTTTGTGGTGGGCGCCTGCGGCTCCCGCTATCCGGATGTCTTTGTGCGCCTCTCCAGCTACGCGGATTGGATTCAGGAGCAGATCGCCTAG
- the LOC120455231 gene encoding serine protease SP24D, whose protein sequence is MLPIWTPLLVLCAAGVLGHNDSVVEPRIVGGTKANEGQFPHQISLRRRGSHTCGGSIISKDYVVTAAHCVKQGNNVAPANQLEIQAGSLLLSSGGVRVPVATVTVHPNYKGDGYDVAVLRLRDSLAFNSNVAAIQLASDDPPNDANVDISGWGAISQRGPISNSLLYVQVKALSRETCQRRYLRQLPETTMCLLHPKDKGACYGDSGGPATYQGKLVGLASFVLGGCGRAAPDGYERVSKLRTWIAAKASL, encoded by the exons ATGTTACCCATCTGGACACCTCTACTAGTTCTTTGTGCCGCCGGAGTTCTGGGCCACAACGACTCCGTGGTGGAGCCCCGCATTGTGGGCGGCACCAAGGCGAACGAGGGTCAGTTCCCCCACCAAATCTCACTTCGCCGACGTGGCAGTCACACCTGTGGTGGCTCCATCATCTCCAAGGACTACGTGGTCACCGCGGCACATTGCGTGAAGCAAGGCAACAATGT AGCACCAGCTAACCAGCTGGAGATTCAGGCGGGCAGCCTGCTCCTCTCCAGCGGCGGAGTTCGCGTTCCAGTGGCCACCGTCACCGTGCATCCCAACTACAAAGGTGATGGCTACGATGTGGCCGTGTTGCGACTGCGCGATTCGCTGGCCTTCAACTCCAACGTGGCCGCCATCCAGCTGGCCAGCGATGATCCGCCCAACGATGCCAACGTGGACATCTCCGGCTGGGGCGCCATCTCGCAGCGTGGACCCATCTCCAACTCCCTGCTGTACGTGCAGGTGAAGGCGCTGTCGCGGGAAACGTGCCAGAGGAGGTACCTCCGCCAGCTGCCGGAGACCACCATGTGCCTGCTGCATCCCAAGGACAAGGGCGCCTGCTACGGCGACTCCGGCGGCCCGGCCACCTACCAGGGCAAACTGGTCGGCCTGGCCAGCTTCGTGCTCGGCGGCTGCGGACGAGCTGCGCCCGATGGCTACGAAAGGGTCTCCAAGCTGCGCACTTGGATCGCCGCGAAGGCCAGTTTGTAA
- the LOC120455232 gene encoding serine protease SP24D, translating into MSPVQSYPYQLLLLLLLLVSVTLGGVQGSRLPAEVGSQPHSISLRRNGVHVCGGALIRDKWILTAAHCVSLGGGQQSYPARSYNVRVGSIQRLAGGQLVPLSNIIIHQNYSTADAVGSNDLALLQLQSPVVLNANTKPIDLATERPAAGAAITFSGWGSSQVDGSLSHGLQVSTRQSLSASDCQKELFLQQEDLLCLSPLAEDFAGLCSGDAGAPAAYNSQLVGIAAFFVGGCGSGQPDGYVDVTQHLEWINDNAV; encoded by the exons ATGAGTCCGGTTCAGTCATATCCATACcaactcctcctcctgctgctgctcctggtcaGCGTGACCTTGGGCGGCGTCCAGGGCAGTCGGCTGCCGGCGGAGGTGGGCTCCCAGCCACACAGCATCTCCCTGCGGCGGAATGGCGTCCATGTGTGCGGAGGAGCTCTGATCCGCGACAAGTGGATACTCACCGCAGCCCATTGCGTCAGCTTGGGTGGTGGGCAGCAGAG CTACCCAGCTCGTTCCTACAATGTGCGAGTGGGCAGCATTCAGCGTCTGGCTGGTGGCCAACTGGTGCCCCTGTCCAACATCATAATCCACCAGAACTACTCCACTGCGGATGCAGTCGGCTCCAATGACTTGGccctgctgcagctgcaatcGCCGGTGGTGCTGAATGCGAACACGAAACCCATTGATTTGGCCACCGAGCGACCGGCGGCGGGTGCGGCGATCACCTTCTCCGGCTGGGGTTCCAGCCAGGTGGACGGCTCTCTCAGTCATGGCCTCCAGGTGTCCACCAGGCAGAGCCTGAGCGCCTCCGATTGCCAGAAGGAGCTGTTCCTGCAGCAGGAGGATCTTCTCTGTTTGTCGCCGTTGGCCGAGGATTTCGCTGGACTTTGTTCCGGTGATGCAGGTGCTCCGGCGGCGTACAACAGCCAATTGGTGGGCATTGCTGCCTTCTTTGTGGGCGGATGTGGTTCCGGACAGCCCGATGGCTACGTGGATGTGACCCAGCATCTGGAGTGGATCAACGACAATgctgtttaa
- the LOC120455230 gene encoding chymotrypsin-1: MADPRITLGLGLLIFGLLILHSTEATPQGRILGGEDVAQGEYPWSASVRYNKAHVCSGAIISNSHILTAAHCVSSVGITPVDASTLAVRVGTINQYAGGSIVNVKSVLIQPSYGNFLHDIAILELSKSLVFDTRIAAIALPPAKEGEEEATEDVDAELPNGTPVYVAGWGELADGTASYKQQKANYNTLSRSLCEYEAGYGYESVVCLSRAEGEGICRGDAGAAVIDDEQVLRGLTSFNFGPCGSKYPDVATRVSYYVNWIEANTQ, encoded by the exons ATGGCTGATCCACGCATCACTCTGGGCCTCGGCCTGCTAATCTTTGGTCTGCTGATCCTCCACTCCACGGAGGCAACGCCACAAGGTCGCATTCTTGGCGGCGAGGACGTCGCCCAGGGCGAGTATCCATGGTCCGCATCCGTGCGTTACAACAAGGCGCACGTCTGCTCCGGCGCCATCATCTCCAATAGCCACATCCTGACCGCCGCCCACTGTGTGTCCAGCGTGGGCATCACTCC TGTGGATGCCAGCACCTTGGCCGTCCGCGTCGGCACCATCAATCAATATGCCGGCGGCAGCATTGTGAATGTGAAGAGCGTGCTCATCCAGCCATCGTATGGCAACTTCCTGCACGACATCGCCATTCTGGAGCTGTCCAAGTCCTTGGTCTTTGACACACGCATCGCTGCCATCGCACTGCCGCCCGCCAAAgagggggaggaggaggcgaCGGAGGATGTGGACGCCGAGCTGCCCAACGGCACACCCGTCTATGTGGCCGGTTGGGGTGAACTTGCCGATGGCACCGCCTCCTACAAACAGCAGAAGGCCAACTACAATACGCTGAGCCGTTCGCTGTGCGAATATGAAGCCGGCTATGGCTACGAGTCCGTGGTGTGCCTCTCCAGAGCCGAGGGCGAGGGCATCTGTCGCGGTGATGCCGGCGCGGCCGTCATCGATGACGAGCAGGTGCTACGCGGCCTGACCAGCTTCAACTTCGGACCCTGCGGCAGCAAGTATCCGGATGTGGCCACCCGCGTCTCCTACTACGTCAACTGGATCGAGGCCAATACCCAGTAA
- the LOC120455229 gene encoding serine protease SP24D yields the protein MQLPITIGLILVAAVALAQPQGRIAGGEDAVPGQLPYQASLSVGGSYNCGAVIIGQRHALTALTCVCSDGKDNPWPAALFAVTVGSVDLYNGGKQLRVEEITINPNYNNLKTGIALLRLQEEITFSETVSAIPLAQDAPPLGAQVEVSGWGRTTESEVNMHRTLQIGAAEVMAPRECALAKRDELQLVDDQVLCLGHERRRGICSGDIGGPAVYQGQLVGLGAQILGECGGMLPERFVSIAANYDWIQLQLQ from the exons ATGCAGCTGCCCATCACCATTGGACTAATCCTTGTGGCCGCCGTTGCGCTGGCCCAGCCGCAGGGCAGGATCGCTGGTGGAGAAGATGCCGTGCCCGGCCAGCTGCCCTACCAGGCGTCCCTCTCCGTCGGCGGCAGCTACAACTGCGGCGCCGTGATCATTGGCCAGCGCCACGCCCTCACCGCCCTCACCTGCGTCTGCTCCGATGGCAAGGATAACCC TTGGCCTGCTGCCCTCTTCGCCGTGACCGTGGGATCGGTGGATCTCTACAATGGAGGCAAGCAGCTGCGCGTGGAGGAGATTACCATCAACCCGAACTACAACAACCTGAAGACTGGAATCGCCCTGCTCCGTCTGCAGGAGGAGATCACATTCAGCGAGACAGTGAGTGCCATTCCGCTGGCCCAGGATGCTCCGCCGCTGGGCGCCCAGGTGGAGGTCTCCGGCTGGGGACGCACCACCGAGTCCGAGGTGAACATGCATCGCACCCTGCAAATTGGCGCCGCCGAGGTGATGGCACCACGCGAATGCGCCCTGGCCAAACGGGATGAGCTGCAGCTGGTGGACGACCAGGTGCTGTGCCTGGGCCACGAACGTCGTCGGGGAATCTGCAGTGGGGATATCGGAGGTCCGGCCGTCTACCAGGGCCAGCTGGTGGGTCTGGGCGCCCAGATCCTCGGCGAGTGCGGTGGCATGCTGCCCGAGCGCTTCGTTAGCATCGCGGCCAACTACGATTGGatccagctgcagttgcaataA